The segment GAAATTAATGAAAGTCACTTTAAAAAAGCACTTCTTTCTGaagacaaaacattattttgtcttATATTAGTAGTGAAGCATCTTTGTCATTGAACGATTAGATTCCTGTTAGAGATACATATCCTATTTGGGTGTTATAATTTATAAGAATTCTGACGTAATGGTGGAATCTAATTTTAGACCTGAAAAATTCAAAAGCTATATGATTCATGGCTAGCTAGAGACATTTCCATCCATGAGAGTTGTAAAACAGAAGGGTTAATGGTTGGAGAGTTGGACTTCTAACCGAAAAGTTGCAGGTTTGAGTCTCACGACGGGCAGGACATCAACAGTGTTCTCTTCCACTCTCATTACCCACAACTGAGGTGCTCTTGAGCAAAGCCCTTAAACCCCAATCGTAAAACTCTCGGCCCACTgatccgtgtgtgtgtgagagatacTATACTGTACTTAACCACATGTCACTttactttcaaacaaaaatatactgtGTGCTCAAAAACAGATAAATTAACATCATTCATTACATGGTACAGAGTCTGAAAAAGTCCCTattcatatcatttttttcatagatACCATTCTGCAAATATAATATTAGATATAATTAGTAGATTTATTGGCTACTGTTTGTGATAAATGTACTTTAAGTAATACATCAGTTGAAGATctgtaagggataatccacgtCTAGTCGTGCATTAAAGGATTCGATTGTACACAATTTGCCAGTTCATGCCATTTTATACAGACATTCAGTAAACTTCACGATAGTCTTATGTGGAAGGGATTAAGTGTAGTTGTTCCGTTATCCTTGGCTGCGCGTGAACCTGAGGCTTTTTTCCTGCATAATTTTTCTGTCACCATCATTTGTCGGAAAAAcctatacaatggccatgtactatgaaaatactttacagaaggaatgttctatgaaaatatgacagtctgtatgtacaatgaacaatatatacagaaggctatatactgtgaacattaatgtacaggtggttatgaacagataacaatttagactatataatagtgcaagtgacttaagtgtgcattaattacagacattagctattaaagttacagtgcaatagatgagttaatgcggtttttaaaggtacggtgcagtatatgagttaatgtggttattaaggttacagtgcagtagatgagataatgcagttaatagagttatagtgcagtagataagttagtgcagttataaGAGTAGTCCAGTAGTGCAAATGatcattcagtgtaatattcctggtgtgcaagtgagcagtatagagtgcaaatgatgctatgtgtgtgtaaacagtccggtagagcagataacaacactttaataaaaaaatatagatataaagatataaaaatatcaCTTTAAGTCAATCTTTCTgttaaattcaacaaacactggaataATGCAGACTAATTTGGTGTGCTCtcttaatttttgtttgttgtatgtttttgttgcaCTAAAGATAAATCAATGGTAATTGTAAAGCTTTTCTGGATAAAAAGGTTTCACAAATATACGTACGTGTTCTTTTTTGTATAAACCAAAaaacgataaaaaaaaatgctatgtATAATAACCAAAATACAGAATCCATCAAGTTAAGGGTGTAACGTGTGTTGTTTAGCAGCAGGTGTCGCTGTGATGTGCTGTTCGTCTATGATCCGCTGTGTTGATGAAGAAAAAGAAGATGAAATATGGCGGCTCCCACTGACGGCGTGCCGGGGTTTATAAGAGATTTGAGGGAGTCTTTTAAAGCTAAAGGTTGTGAAATCTATCCTTTCAAGGTAATGTTCTGAAGTAAATAAAGCACACGGTCTATTTAACACGTTAAATGTTACAGCTAAAAGACGAGAGTTTGTAATTCTGAAATATTTCTTGGCCGCTAATGTCCATTATTCTTAAATGGTCAAATACCACCGAAACATTTACCAGTAAGAAAAACAATCATGTTAAGAGCACATTTACTTTGTTGGCGGGTTATACTTCTAAACCGTGCGCCAACCGTACTTCTGCTATCAGTGTTTATGGACATGAACCGAATTGTCATGAATATTTGACGATGTTTGTTACAGGTTGAACGGTACAATGCTTTGACATCAGAAGTCCATCATCTTTCATATGCAGATGACAGTCTGGCAGCAGTGATCCTTAGCACACCGTCCATGTTTGAGAAAGTTTTCCTGCCTTTCCTTCAGAGTCACGAATGTGAAGCGACCAGAGACCCGATAGATGAGTGTGTCACTCAGACGATCTCCTCCTGTGTTTCTCTGGTAAGACACAAACATGGCTTTATCCTACACGGCTTTCCTGACATATATCTCCATTGTTCCATTGTTTAATGCCTCCTCATTTATTCAGTGTTGTCCACATCAGTGTGTGGATGTGATGTATGATTATGAGCTGCTGCCCAGTAGGAGACCCAGGTTTCTTGCCCAAACAGCTGCACATGTGTCCGGAGCAGCGTTCTACTACCAGAAATCAGATATCCACAATCCTCCATGGCTTGACAAAGTAAGTGAAAGACACTCTAAATCAGTTTATATTTACAGATCAGTGCTGTATAAGGGACAACCGTTGAAACCATGATGTATGAAATCAAGCGTATTCCATCATATGTACATATACAATGTAAAactaaaatacatgtacaaacatTAGTGGGGGTGCTCCGATCAGGATTTTTGGAGCAGATCACAGGACCGATCACAGgagctatttgaagctttctcagTACCAGAAGTGAAAGTCTCatgaattaacaaatgaatattagtaagtaacatatttggaaacactttccttgaagcatgtatgtataatgcattataaagagttattaaagggtaaaatgcattattattattaataatgtgtgttgtaatgcaatgcattatatgtagttgtaaagaattataaccaatttaaaacgtgtagtgtaacaatgaattgcttagtgttATAATATATTAACTGTTATAACAATTATCTAAaggacattacaatgcattaaaatgtgcattacaatgctttaaactACTTTTATATTAATCATTAAACATGCATGCTTCAATgaaagtgttaccacatattttcataaaacataaaagccggtgacatgagtcccagaaaccctttgtcttccacagTATAAAGTGGCCGTGatcaaggcaaggcaaggcaagtttatttctatagcacatttcatacacaagggcaattcaaagtgctttacataaaatgattgacagaaagaaataaaacgtatctttaaaatgcaaaagatttaagatcacaaatactttagattttaagaaacaataaaacggcaataaaattgattaaaaaatgttagtgtatatatgaaaagaataagagcagaataaaataaattagaaatagaagtgcagttgatgtaaagcagcacagtgctcaggttgtgaatgcacagctaaacaagtgtgtttgttCAACTGTTGATGAACGtatgatgtcttctggaagcagattccagctacggggcGTAAttgctaaacgctgactcggcCTGTTTgaatgaacccttgttatctctaactgacttgaacctgatgatctgagaagtctgtttggtttatattcaatgagcatatctgagatgtatttaggtcctagaccattaagtgatttatagacaattaataatactttcaagttgattctaaaagtaactggtaaccagtgtaaggacctgaggattggagtgataagctcagattttttggttctggtcagaatcctggcagcatcgttctgtatgagctgcagctgtctgatggtctttttgggaagacctgtaaggagtccattacagtaatccaccctgctggtgatgaaagcatgaactagtttctctaaatcttggcttgagacaaaacatctgattctggctatgtttctgagatggtagtaggctgatttgcttattgctttgacgtgactgctgaaactaatgTCCGACTCcaaaatgacaccaagattttttaccttgctttgtgtctttagacctcttaagtcaaggtatgtttttaccttgttagtttcatccttgttaccaaaaacaatgacttcagttttgtttttatttaactgaaggaagttttgatacatccagctgttaatttcatcaatgcattggcaaagagagtcaataggcttgtagtcattgggtgagagggctagatagatctgagtgtcgtctgcatagctgtggtaggcaatttggtactttttcattatttggccaagtgggagcatacacaaattgaagaggagcggagcaagaattgagccctgtggaacaccacaagtcatgggtgtccaggcAGATTTgtggttgcctatgttcacatagtaacctctcactttaaggtatgacccaaaccattgaagtaccaatccagaaagccctacccagctttccagcctatgtaggagtatggtgtgatctaccatgtcaaaagcagcactgagatctagtaaaatcagaactgatattttgcctgaatcagaatttaATGGAATAtgattaattatctttatgagcactgtctctgtgctatgatgctgacggaaaccagactgataattgtccaggtagccatttgagttcaagaatttggtcagctgattggagacaaccttttcaatgatcttgcccataaaaggaagatttgatattagtctgtagttagacagtaaggttttgtctagattgcccttttttagaagaggtttgacaactgcattttttagggactctgggaaagttcctgagggcagtgaggtattaactatttttaacagatctgcttccaaacagttaaacactcttttaaaaaaggatgtgggaagtgtgtcaaggctgcaagttgacgccttaagatgctgtaccgtttcctccagggttttgacatcaattgtctgaaattcagacaaagttactaatttctgatgtactgaagtcagactgacctgactgccgcatggagctttgctgatttccattctgatattactgatcttttgaaggaaaaaagttgcaaactcattgtatttgtcatcagacagcatttccctcggaacttgactagggggatttgttagtctctctacagtagcaaaaagggtgcgagtgttatttattttgcagtttaaaatgttagagaaaaaaatTACCTATTTtgcctaagtcaacattgaatgcatgcagactgtctttatagatgttatagtgaacttcaagtttggtttttcgccacatacgctcagcttttctgcatgttcttttcatgctttgtacttctggtgtgtttctccagggtgctttacgcctgccagttatcgccttgacctttactggagtaatggcatcgatagcatttttagcttttgcattaaagctatcgaggagaacatccatagagtctgcagatatactcGGTGACAAAGACagcattcataaatagctcactggtattctcatttatgaatctcttttttatagagACGGGTCTATTTTCAGTGGCAGGACTGATTGagatatcaaagaaaatacagaaatgatcagacagtgccacatctctaataatagtggatgaaatgtttagacctttgctaatgagcagatccagagtgtgtccacgattgtgtgtgggaccgtgcacatgctggatcagatcaaaagtttttaaaacatttaaaagttcatttgcagtgttgttttctgtcttgtctacatgaatattaaaatctccagcaataacaaagcagtcaaattctgaggaaatagctgatagcagttctgaaaaatcatcaacaaagtctggggagtatttgggaggtctgtaaataattgtaaacagaatgcgtggtgcaccttttaaagcactactcaagtattcaaaggacaggtagtCACCAAGTAAAACTTTCTTGCAGTCAAAGTGGCTTTGAATAGACCAGctattcctccacctctcctaacagctctgcaaacatttataaaagtaaagtttgggggGGCAGATTCATTGAGGATTGTAGCACTACTACTTTCATCtaaccaagtttcatttagaaacacgaagtccagtttgttactggtgatgaggtcatttaccaaaaaggatttgttttttagtgaacggatgtttaaaagtgctaattgaatataaaatagcGTCTTTTTAGATAAATAACAGCTTTCAGTAAGTGAAAAATGTCTCTCActgcgttttctctgttcagtgaagcagcacatatatgACCAAACCATAGCTTtcttgtgagtacaaaacaccttttacaggcacctgtcattgttactgaatggacatatgaacataaacatttgcttgtaattagattattattttacgtccgacaacagaaacattgaataataagtgaaaagtctagcgcaacctctcctcagctgtcagtaacagagacatttttaaaagcattaaccCTACTAcaaggacagtaagaagcataaagaaatatcagattatcagataaataatgtaataaatttgctttgaacCCGgtgttcctttagttttcccTATATCTGTCCTGATAAGTGAACGAAAAACTAATGCCCTTTCCAGTCGTATGACAAAGCTATCTAATCTACTACCTCTTAGACGTCACACTGAGAATGACAgggttaaaaaactaaaaacagttaCTGATGTAAAAACTGTGTAAAGACGACACcacagtgtgtgtttgcgtgcacAGGACGCGGGGAGTGATGGATGCATATGCACCTCGAGTCTCTGTTGACCACAAGCGAGTTTAGCAAAACTGAGCAGGCATTTGAGAGTAAGATAATGAATAGAAAACACACGTCCCTTTGTGATAGTCTGCC is part of the Triplophysa dalaica isolate WHDGS20190420 chromosome 13, ASM1584641v1, whole genome shotgun sequence genome and harbors:
- the mmachc gene encoding cyanocobalamin reductase / alkylcobalamin dealkylase gives rise to the protein MAAPTDGVPGFIRDLRESFKAKGCEIYPFKVERYNALTSEVHHLSYADDSLAAVILSTPSMFEKVFLPFLQSHECEATRDPIDECVTQTISSCVSLCCPHQCVDVMYDYELLPSRRPRFLAQTAAHVSGAAFYYQKSDIHNPPWLDKKMFGVCIHPRLGGWFAIRALLIFKDVLLGDEVQQKDPVDCVSRQEDRIELLERFNFRWQDWSYRDIIPAEERYSPRQKEYFITPPAQRGALLRHWGFMTESDTESTNKQTELSRPL